In Streptomyces capitiformicae, one genomic interval encodes:
- a CDS encoding DUF4349 domain-containing protein codes for MAETHARRSRRPAGALAALFLAAALALTGCGANGDSSGGTTASDSKADMSGRQEGALNGDSGSAQSSGEAADAPIKVAPSHIIRTASLTVRVKDVPKALDEARTVAENAGGFVADESTTRDGKDRERTRVVLRVPTEKYEEVLGELEGTGKLIERKTKAEDVTEQVVDVESRIKTQQASVARIRELMDRATKLSDVVTLEGELSTRQADLEALLAQQESLKDRTSLATITLSLSETAVKKSDKDDDPGFVDALAGGWNAFVAVFRWLAMALAAVFPFAVATALVLLLWFRLTRTRRPRPAAATPDESESEES; via the coding sequence ATGGCCGAAACACACGCACGACGTTCCCGGCGGCCCGCTGGGGCCCTGGCCGCCCTGTTCCTCGCCGCCGCCCTGGCGCTCACCGGCTGTGGCGCCAATGGCGACAGCTCGGGTGGCACAACGGCCTCCGACAGCAAGGCGGACATGTCCGGCCGGCAGGAGGGCGCCCTGAACGGCGACAGCGGCAGCGCCCAGAGCAGCGGTGAGGCCGCCGACGCGCCGATCAAGGTCGCCCCGAGCCACATCATCCGCACCGCCTCGCTGACCGTGCGGGTCAAGGACGTACCGAAGGCCCTGGACGAGGCCCGCACCGTCGCCGAGAACGCCGGCGGCTTCGTCGCCGACGAGTCGACGACCCGCGACGGCAAGGATCGCGAACGCACCCGTGTCGTCCTGCGCGTGCCCACCGAGAAGTACGAGGAGGTCCTCGGCGAACTGGAGGGCACCGGCAAGCTGATCGAGCGCAAGACCAAGGCCGAGGACGTCACGGAGCAGGTCGTCGACGTGGAGAGCCGTATCAAGACGCAGCAGGCCAGCGTGGCCCGTATCCGCGAGCTGATGGACCGGGCGACCAAGCTGAGCGATGTGGTCACCCTGGAGGGCGAGTTGAGCACGCGTCAGGCGGACCTGGAGGCGCTGCTGGCCCAGCAGGAGTCCCTGAAGGACCGCACGAGCCTCGCCACCATCACGCTGTCCCTGTCCGAGACGGCGGTGAAGAAGTCGGACAAGGACGACGACCCCGGCTTCGTGGACGCGCTGGCGGGCGGCTGGAACGCGTTTGTCGCCGTGTTCCGCTGGCTGGCCATGGCCCTCGCCGCGGTGTTCCCCTTCGCCGTGGCCACGGCCCTCGTCCTGCTGCTGTGGTTCCGCCTCACCCGCACGCGTCGGCCGCGCCCGGCAGCGGCGACGCCGGACGAGAGCGAGAGTGAGGAGAGTTGA